Proteins encoded within one genomic window of Pongo pygmaeus isolate AG05252 chromosome 6, NHGRI_mPonPyg2-v2.0_pri, whole genome shotgun sequence:
- the MCM7 gene encoding DNA replication licensing factor MCM7, whose amino-acid sequence MALKDYALEKEKVKKFLEEFYQDDELGKKQFKYGNQLVRLAHREQVALYVDLDDVAEDDPELVDSICENARRYAKLFADAVQELLPQYKEREVVNKDVLDVYIEHRLMMEQRSRDPGMARSPQNQYPAELMRRFELYFQGPSSNKPRVIREVRADSVGKLVTVRGIVTRVSEVKPKMVVATYTCDQCGAETYQPIQSPTFMPLIMCPSQECQTNRSGGRLYLQTRGSKFIKFQEMKMQEHSDQVPVGNIPRSITVLVEGENTRIAQPGDHVSVTGIFLPILRTGFRQVVQGLLSETYLEAHRIVKMNKSEDDESGAGELTREELRQIAEEDFYEKLAASIAPEIYGHEDVKKALLLLLVGGVDQSPRGMKIRGNINICLMGDPGVAKSQLLSYIDRLAPRSQYTTGRGSSGVGLTAAVLRDSVSGELTLEGGALVLADQGVCCIDEFDKMAEADRTAIHEVMEQQTISIAKAGILTTLNARCSILAAANPAYGRYNPRRSLEQNIQLPAALLSRFDLLWLIQDRPDRDNDLRLAQHITYVHQHSRQPPSQFEPLDMKLMRRYIAMCREKQPTVPESLADYITAAYVEMRREAWASKDATYTSARTLLAILRLSTALARLRMVDVVEKEDVNEAIRLMEMSKDSLLGDKGQTARTQRPADVIFATVRELVSGGRSVRFSEAEQRCVSRGFTPTQFQAALDEYEELNVWQVNASRTRITFV is encoded by the exons ATGGCACTGAAGGACTACGCGCTAGAAAAAG AAAAGGTTAAGAAGTTCTTAGAAGAGTTCTACCAGGATGATGAACTTGGGAAGAAGCAGTTCAAGTATGGGAACCAGTTG GTTCGACTGGCTCATCGGGAACAGGTGGCTCTGTATGTGGACCTGGACGACGTAGCCGAGGATGACCCCGAGTTGGTGGACTCAATTTGTGAGAATGCCAGGCGCTACGCGAAGCTCTTTGCCGATGCCGTACAAGAGCTGCTACCTCAGTACAAGGAGAGGGAA GTGGTAAATAAAGATGTTTTGGATGTTTACATTGAGCATCGGCTGATGATGGAGCAGCGGAGTCGGGACCCTGGGATGGCCCGAAGCCCCCAGAACCAGTACCCTGCTGAACTCATGCGCAGATT TGAGCTGTATTTTCAAGGCCCAAGCAGCAACAAGCCTCGTGTGATCCGGGAAGTGCGGGCTGACTCTGTGGGGAAATTGGTGACTGTGCGTGGAATCGTCACTCGTGTCTCTGAAGTCAAACCCAAGATGGTGGTGGCCACTTACACTTGTGACCAGTGTGGGGCAGAGACCTACCAGCCG ATCCAGTCTCCCACTTTCATGCCTCTGATCATGTGCCCAAGCCAGGAGTGCCAAACCAACCGCTCAGGAGGGCGGCTGTATCTGCAGACACGGGGCTCCAAATTCATCAAATTCCAGGAGATGAAGATGCAAGAACAT AGTGATCAAGTGCCTGTGGGAAATATCCCTCGTAGTATCACGGTGCTGGTAGAAGGAGAGAACACAAGGATTGCCCAGCCTGGAGACCACGTCAGCGTCACTGGTATCTTCTTGCCAATCCTGCGCACTGGGTTCCGACAGGTGGTACAG GGTTTACTCTCAGAAACCTACCTGGAAGCCCATCGGATTGTGAAGATGAACAAGAGTGAGGATGATGAGTCTGGGGCTGGAGAGCTCACCAGGGAGGAGCTGAGGCAGATTGCAG AGGAGGATTTCTACGAAAAGCTGGCAGCTTCAATCGCCCCAGAAATATATGGACACGAAGATGTGAAGAAGGCACTGCTGCTCCTGCTAGTGGGGGGTGTAGACCAGTCTCCTCGAGGCATGAAAATCCGGG GCAACATCAACATCTGTCTGATGGGGGATCCTGGTGTGGCCAAGTCTCAGCTCCTGTCGTACATCGATCGGCTGGCCCCCCGCA gCCAGTACACAACAGGCCGGGGCTCCTCGGGAGTGGGGCTTACGGCAGCTGTGCTGAGAGACTCTGTGAGCGGAGAACTGACCTTAGAGGGTGGGGCCCTGGTGTTGGCTGACCAGGGTGTGTGCTGCATTGATGAGTTCGACAAGATGGCCGAGGCCGACCGCACAGCCATCCACGAGGTCATGGAGCAGCAGACCATCTCCATTGCCAAGGCCGGCATTCTCACCACACTCAATGCCCGCTGCTCCATCCTGGCTGCCGCCAACCCTGCCTACGGGCGTTACAACCCTCGCCGCAGCCTGGAGCAGAACATACAGCTGCCTGCTGCACTGCTCTCCCGGTTTGACCTTCTCTGGCTGATTCAGGACCGGCCTGACCGAGACAATGACCTACG GTTGGCCCAGCACATCACCTATGTGCACCAGCACAGCCGGCAGCCCCCCTCCCAGTTTGAACCTCTGGACATGAAGCTCATGAG GCGTTACATAGCCATGTGCCGTGAGAAGCAGCCCACGGTGCCAGAGTCTCTGGCTGACTACATCACAGCAGCATACGTGGAGATGAGGCGAGAGGCTTGGGCTAGTAAGGATGCCACCTATACTTCTGCCCGGACCCTGCTGGCTATTCTGCGCCTTTCCACTGCTCTG GCACGTCTGAGAATGGTGGACGTGGTAGAGAAAGAAGATGTGAATGAAGCCATCAGGCTAATGGAGATGTCAAAGGACTCTCTTCTAGGAGACAAGGGGCAGACAGCTAG GACTCAGAGGCCAGCAGATGTGATATTTGCCACCGTCCGTGAACTGGTCTCAGGGGGCCGAAGTGTCCGGTTCTCTGAGGCAGAGCAGCGCTGCGTATCTCGCGGCTTCACACCCACCCAGTTCCAGGCGGCTCTGGATGAATACGAGGAGCTCAACGTGTGGCAGGTCAATGCTTCCCGGACACGGATCACTTTTGTCTGA